The following DNA comes from Microcella sp..
GGTGCAGGCCGACGCTCGATCACTCGATGCTCTGCGCCAGATCGGCGCCGACGAGTTCAGCATCGCCGTTGTCGCGACCGGCTCGTCGATCGAGTCGAGCGTGCTCATCACGGCAAACCTCGTCGACCTCAAGGTGCCGCAGATCTGGTCGAAGGCGATCAGCCAGTCGCACGGCAAGATTCTCGCGCGCATCGGGGCGAACCACGTGATCTACCCCGAAGCCGAGGCTGGCGAGCGCGTCGCACACCTGGTGTCGGGCCGCATGATCGACTTCATCGAGTTCGACGACGACTTCGTGCTCGTCAAGATGTACCCGCCCAAGCCGATTCGTGGCCTCTCGCTCACCGATTCTCAAGTGCGCACGAAGTACAACATCACGGTCGTCGGCGTGAAGAGCCCCGGTAAGCCGTTCACCTATGCGACCGAGCACACGGTGGTCTCGAACCACGATCTCATCATCGTGTCGGGCACCGAGAGCGACATCGACCGGTTCGCCTCGCTCGACAACTGAGTCGAGACGCTCGCCGGTCGATGCCGGGCTCGGGTGGTCGGGTCGCTACTCGCTCGGCTCGACGGGCGCGCTCGGGTCGATGCCCTGCTCTTCGAGCCACTGCTCGAACAGCTCTCGACGCTCGTCGGAGCGAGCATCGCGACGCTCGCCGCGCTCGTCCATGCGCTCGTCCATGCGCTGCTCGACCCGCTCCTGCACCTGCCCGCCTCCCGGGCCGCGCACCTCGACGGTGATCGGCCCGCGGTGGTCGGGCAGCAGGCGGCCGACGCCGACACCCGCGGCGAAGACGAGGCCGAGGCCGAGCACGCCGGCGAGAGCGATGCCGGTGATGGCGAGCGCGCGAGGTGCCCGCGAGCGCTCGGGCTCTGGGGCCTGGCTGGTCGGCGGGGTCGGGTCGTCGGCGGGTACCGGCGTGGTGTTCTGATCGGTCATGGGGATGCTCCCTCGCGGTCGGTGACCCGCGATGCTTCGCGAGTCGATGCCCCTACCGTGAGGCCGTTCTCTATGACCTTTCTATGTGGCGTCTATGACTCGGCGGCCAGTTGCCTTGCTCGTTGCAGAGCGGCCTCAGCCGCGCGCGTAAACAGGTCAGCGAGGTCAGCCTGCTGCAGCACGGCGATCGCCTGCTCGGTCGTGCCCTTCGGGCTCGTCACCCGCCGCCGCAGCTCAGCGGGCTCGTCGCCTGTCGACTCGAGCAGCAGAGCTGCCCCGAGCACCGTCTGCTGCACGAGCAGCGAGGCCACGTCGTCGTCGAAGCCCATCGCCTCGGCGGCGCGAGTGAACTCCTCGATGAGCAGGAAGACGTAGGCCGGGCCCGAACCGCTAATGGTCGACAGCGCGTCGATCTGCGACTCCGGTAGCTCGACGACCGTTCCGACGGTGCGGAACAGGTCGTCGGCGAGTGCAAGATGCGCGGTCGTGGCGCGCGAGCCGCCGCTGATGCCGGTGACGCCGCGGCCGATGAGAGCCGGCGTGTTCGGCATGGCCCGCACGACGGCGTTCGGCACGACCGCCTGCATCGCCTCGGTCGTGACCCCGGCAGCCACGCTGACCACGAGTGCCTCCGGGTGCAGACTCGGCGCGATCTCGGCCAGAAGACCGGTGATCTGAGCGGGTTTGACGCCGAGCAGCACGAGACGGGCATCCGTCACCGCCCAGGCGTTCGCGTCTGCGTCGTGCTCGACGCCACGGGCTTCGATGCCCTGCGACCGCAACTCAGCGGCCGTCGCGTCAGAACGCGTCGTCGCTCGCAGCCCCTCCACCGAGACGCCGGGCTGCCGGAGCCCGGCGAGAATCGCGCCTCCCATCGAGCCCGAGCCGAGGATCGCGATGCGGGGCAACATTTCGGTCATGCCACGAGTGTAGGTTGGAGAGCAGTCGCAGCACGGGGAACTGACGGCCGAGGAGGCAGACATGCTCGCATCGACGATTCGTGAGGTGCTGCTGGCAGCGCCGGGAGTACAGAGCGTCGGCACGGTCGACGTCGTCACCGCCGCGAGCGGCGCGCCTGTTGTGATCGCTCGCCTCGGCTTCGGCCCCAGCACCTCGGTCGCCGACGTGGTCGCCATCTCGGGCGTAGTTCGCGCCGCGATCCGCACCGAGGCCCCCGAGGTCGTTGACGTCGTTCTCGAGCCCGAGATCGCCGCACCTCGCGACGACGCCAACCCCCCCACCGACATCTTCGTCATTCGCGGCGCCGACTAGGTTCGCGCGGTCAGCACGACCGATAACCTGAGAAGACCGCGCACTCGCGCGCGATCCACTACGTCTCTCAGGGAGGGTCACTCCATGGAATTCATGGATGTTCTGCGCTCGTTCTTCCTCGTCGCTCACTTCGTCGGCCTCGCGGCCATCATCGGCCCGTTCCTGCTGCAGGCGCGGTGGAAGGGCCAGTACGCCTTCCCGGTCGTGCTCGGCGGAGCGATCACCCAGCTCGTGACCGGCCTGGTTCTGGTGGGCCTCGCCGAGATGCGTGCCGCCCAGCTCGACTTCGAGGTCGACCACGTCAAGGTGGCCGTCAAGCTCGTGATCGCCCTCATCGTGTTCGTGGTCGCGTTGCTCGGGTTCCTCAAGCAGCGCAAGACCGAGGGGGGCGGCGGCCGCGAACTGCTGCCGTTCTTCCACACCGCGGGTGGGCTCGCCCTCATCAACACCGCCCTCGCGGTGTTTTGGTGAGCAGAGCTTGGTGACGAGAGCCTGGTGAGCTAGGTACTGACAGCACCGTCGCGGCGCTGCTGAGCGAAGAACTCGCGCAGCAGCGCCGCACTCGTTTCTTGCTCCACACCACCGACGACTTCGGCGACGCGGTGGGGCAGCCGGCGCTCCCGCAGCAGGTCGACGACGCTGCCCGCGGCGCCGGCCTTCGCGTCCCACGCGCCGAAGACCACTCGGTCGATGCGTGCGGCCAGGATGGCGCCGGCGCACAGCACGCACGGTTCGAGGGTGACGACGAGCGTGCATCCGTTCAGCTGCCAGTCGCCGATGGCGGCGGCCGCCTCGCGCAACGCGACCACTTCGGCGTGCGCGGTCGGGTCGCGGTGCTTCTCACGCTCGTTGCGGCCCCGGCCGATGACGGCGCCGGCGGCGTCGAGCACGAGAGCGCCGACGGGCACATCGCCCGAGAGCAGAGCGCCGCGAGCCTCGCCGAGGGCGGCGTGCATCGCGGCCCGATCGCCGTCAGAGACCGTGGTCATGCCCCGCCCTTCCGTTAGATTGAGCCTATGCGAGTACACGTTGCCGACCACCCTCTGATCACCCACAAGCTCACAGTGCTGCGTGATCAGAACACCCCCTCGGCGACCTTCCGGGCGCTCACCGAAGAACTCGTGACGCTGCTCGCCTACGAGGCCACCCGGCACGTGCGCACGCACGAGGTGACGATCACGACTCCTGTGACCGAGACCGTCGGGCTGGCGATCAGCGAGCCGCGACCTCTCATCGTGCCTATTCTGCGCGCGGGGCTCGGCATGCTTGAGGGCATGGTGAAGCTCGTGCCGAGTGCCGAGGTGGGCTTTCTCGGCATGGTGCGTGACCACGACACTCTCGAGCCGAGCGTGTACGCCGAGCGGCTGCCCGACCACCTCGAGGGCCGGCAGTGCTTCGTGCTCGACCCCATGCTCGCGACCGGCGGCTCGCTGCTCGCCGCGATCGAGTTCTTATTCCAGCGCGGAGCCGACGACGTCACGGCTGTGTGCCTGCTTGGCGCGCCCGAAGGTCTCGCCATGATCGAGAAGGCCACGGAGGGCCGCGACGTCACGATCGTGCTCGGCGCGCTCGACGAGAAGCTCAACGAGAAGGGCTACATCGTTCCGGGCCTCGGCGACGCCGGAGACCGTCTCTACGGCACGGTCGGCTGACCCCGCATCGACTTGACGGTCTACAGCGCGCTCGGGAATACTGAGCGGCATGACCGTCACCGCGAAGCTCCTGACCGCCTCTGAGGCTGCGGAGACCGCCGGCATGATGATGCCGGTGAGCGCTGACGCGTGCTGTCGAATGTGCGCTTGATCGGCTGCCCACCCGCCCGAGTGCCCCTGATTCGCCGTACCCTCGTCTCACGATGAGTGAGAACGACGAGCGGGCCCTCCCCGCATCGGGGCCGGATGCTCCGGCTCGAGATGCGCGCACCCTCGACTCCACATCCCGAACCGCCGACGCCCCGACGGGCGACGAGCCGTTCGATTCTGCAGAAAGCGTCTCGACGATGTCTCTCGCCTCTCTCTCCTCCCGCCCCGCTCCCCCGCCCGCCGCGCCCGCGCCGCCCGCGCTCGAACCCGCCGCCCCGCGCTTGCGCGCCGTGCCCGAGGGCACGGAAGCCCGTGGCTTCGTGCTCTACGTCGGCTTCGACGAGGCCAAGGCCGCCGCCGCCGGCATCGACCTCGGTCGGCTCGTCACCGAGTTGAAGAAGGTCACCGCCGAGCTCGCTCCTGGGTCGGAGACCCACGCCGCTGTGGCTCTCGCCCCCACCGGTGCAGGAGGTCGCGATGTCGAGGTCGTGCGGCTCGCACTGCAAGACCCCGCCGCGCTCGCGCGCTACCGCCGCACGGCTGAGGCGCCGCCCGAGCCCCCCTCGCTCGGCGTCGTCATCGACATCTCGCGCAAGCGGGTACTGCTCGACGGTGAGAGCGCCTCCCTCACCTACAAAGAGTTCGAGCTGCTGCAGTACCTCGTGCTGCGCGAGGGCCGCACGATCGAGCGTGCCGAGCTCATCGGCTCGCTATGGGCCGACGGCGCCGAGGGCGACGACGACGTGCCGAACGAGCGCACCATCGATGTGCACGTGCGCCGACTGCGGTCGAAGCTCGGCGGCTACGAAGACATCGTGCGCACCGTGCGCGGCTCGGGGTACCGGTTCGACCGGCACGCCGACGTGTCGATCCGCTACGCGTCGACGCCGAGCCCCGACTTCTTCTGACGCCGGCCGCTCAGCAGTCGATGTTGCTGTTCACCGCGATCGGCAGACCCATGTTCTGCACGATGCCGCTGTCGGCGAAGGCGGCGACCCCGGCGGTGTAGCCCGAGTCGAGCCAGCCGATCTCGAGCAGCACGATGTCGCTCGACTCGTAGGTCTCGACATAGCTCGGGTTGCTCGAGGCGATGAAGGCCGAGAGGTCATCGCCGACCTGCTCGCCACCCGGACCCTGCAGAGCGACCGTCTGGCCCTCCGCCCCCGTGAGAGATTCAGCGAACAGGCGCAGGCTGAAGACCCCGATGCCCGTCGTCGGTGCGTCGAGCCGGATGCCATCGAGCCAGATCCACCGCTCGAACTCGAGACTGCACTCGCTCGCCGGGAATGCTTCGTAGTCGGGCTCACCGAACACGTCGGTGAGACCGTCGACGGTCTGCTCGACGTCGAGTGCCGAGAGCTCGTCGAGCACCTGCCCCTCGCTCACGATCTCGATGCTCTCTGCCCTGAGCACGATCGCGTCGACAACGGTGGGGGCTTCTGCCGTCGGCGTGGGGGTCACGACGGCAACGGTGGGCTCGGGCGTGGGCTCATCGACAGGAGCGGCGGGAGCGCAGCCGGCGAGAGCGGCGAGCAGCAGGGCCGAAGCCGACGCGAGAACGAGGCGTGTCATGCGCTCAGGGTAGAGATCTGCTGGCAGAAGGCGATAGATCACGAAGATTCTGAAAAATAACGAACTGGTAACTAGACAGCGTTACCTTTCCGTTATATCTTTCAAGTGCGTCAACCGTTTGCTGTGGCGGGGGGCGCGGAATGTGATTGCAGGACACTCTTGGTGCAAGGGAAGAGGGCCGGTCGCTCGCCTCGGCGACCGGCCCTTCACCATGTTCGGACATGGGCTCTCCACCTCCGTGCCGACACATGCTCACGCGCGCACGTAGAGTAATCGCATGACCGAGAAGGCTCTGGCAGTCGACGCCTGGGAGGCGCTCTTCCGCGCTCAGGTGTCGGTGCTGCGCACGTTGAGCGCCGAGTTTCCGACCAGCGAGATCTCGTTCACCGAGTACGACGTGCTGTTCAACCTCTCTCGTGCGCCTGAACGTCGCATGCGCATCCGCGATCTGATTCCGCACCTCTTGCTGAGCCAGCCCAGCGTGAGCCGCCTCATCGACCGCCTCGCCGCTCGCCAGCTCGTCGACAAGCTGCCCGACGCCACCGACGCACGAGGCACGATCGTCGCCCTGCGACCCGAGGGCTACGAGCTCTTCAAGCGTGTCGCCGTGATCCACGCCGACGCGATTGCCCGTCGGGTCGGTACGCGCCTGACCCCGGACGAGCTTGCCGAACTGACGAACCTCTGTCAGCGACTGCGCGACTGAGGCTGATTAGCCGCCCGCGAGGGCTCGCTCGACTCGGGACCGGCGGGCTCGCCTCGCCTGCGGCAGCTGTCGCATCAGCGCCGGTGCGGCCGTGAGCAAATGCGCCCCCACCCAGCGGGATGCTCGCCGCGTGTCGCGCGCGACGCGACGTCGCTGGCCCACGGGCGCATCCCATACCCCGATGAACACCCGCGCGGCCGTGCCGAGCCCCGCCATGCCGAACCGGGCTTCGGTGTACGCGGCTGAGGGCAGGCGCGCCTGACCCGACGGCAGGCCGAGGCGCTCGAGGAAAGGGCGCATGACGGCCTGGCCGCCGACGGCGCGCACCAGTAGGGGCAGTCGCTCACGCTCGTCGTCGGTGATCACGACGGCGAACTGCTGGAAGAAGAAATCGGTGTACTCCTCGAGACCGGGCCCACCCGACCGCGGCCCCAGCCGACTGTGCACGGCGAGCATCATCATGCTCAGGCGGTCGACCGCCATGACCTCGCGGCCGAACGCGCGAATCGGCCCGCCGCACGCCCAAAGCTGTGCGAACACCGACGAGGGGTGGTGCACGAAGCCCGGAATGAGCGGGTAGAGGTCGAGTCGCGCACCGGACGCTCTGTGCTGCAGCGTGATGACCGCCGCGGGCAGGAGCGGGTCCGGGGCACCGGGGAGGCGCTGCCACCCTGCGCGACCCAGCGCGGTGAGCAGGGCATCGACACCCTCCGGGTCGACGATGAGCGAGAGTGCCAGCGACTGGCGGGGCGAGATCAGGCCCAGCTGCACGTAGGCAACGCCGCCGGCCATGAGAACGCGAACGCCCGCCGAGTCGGCCAGGTCGAGGGCCTCGCGTGACTGCGCTGCGCGCGGGTCACCGTCGACCGCGTACTCGGGCAGCGGCCCGAAGGCCGGCGTCGGCTCATTCGGGGGACGTGCGGGCGGATCAGACATGGGGGGCGACCTAGTGGTGACAGACAGTGCTTCTCGCAGTGATCGTACCGACGCCCGCCGTACTGTGGCAGTCATGAGCACGAATGCGAGCATCGTCTGGCTGCGCGACGACCTGCGTGTCAGTGACAACCCGGCCCTGACCGCAGCGGTCGAGCGCGGAGGACCTGTCGTGGTCGTGTACCTGCTCGAAGAGCAATCACCCGACGCGCGGCCGCTCGGCGGCGCGAGTCGTTGGTGGCTGCACGGCAGCCTCACGGCCCTCGCGGCCGATCTCGCCGCACTCGGCGGAACACTGACGCTGCGCCGCGGAGCGCCCGAGGCGGTCATCCCCGCGCTGGTCAGCGAGACCGGCGCCGACGCCGTCTTCTGGAATCGTCGCTACGGCGCGATGCGCGAGGTGGATGCTGCGCTCAAGTCGCGCCTGACCGATGAGGGCGTCGTGGTGGCGAGCTTCGCGGGTTCTCTGCTCTTCGAGCCCTGGCGCATCACCTCGGGCTCCGGTGACCCCTACAAGGTCTTCACGCCGTTCTGGCGGGCCTGCCTCGCGTCGGGCGACCCGCGGCCGCCGCTGCCCGCGCCGACGGCGATTGACGGCCTCGCCGTAGGCGGCGATGAGCTCGACGACTGGACTCTGCTGCCCACCCGGCCAGACTGGGCTGAGGGGCTGCGCGCCACCTGGACCCCGGGTTCCACGGGTGCGCACGAGCGCCTCGAGCACTTCATCGAGCACGGCCTGCCGCTCTACCACCGGCGCGACGAGCCCGGCGTCGAGGCCACGAGCCGGCTGAGCCCGCACCTGCGGTTCGGCGAGCTCAGCCCCCATGAGGTGTGGGCCCGCGTGCACCAGTCGATCGCGGCCGAGGCGGCGGCGAACCGAGCGAAGTTTCTCAGCGAGATTGGTTGGCGAGAGTTCTCGTACGCGATTCTGTTCGCTCGACCCGACCTCGGCCGCCAGAACTTCCGGCGCGAATTCGACGCCTTCCCCTGGGGCCAGCCCGATGCAGGCCAGCTCGAGGCGTGGCGGCACGGCCAGACGGGCATCCCGATCGTCGATGCGGGCATGCGCGAACTGTGGGCCACCGGCTACATGCACAACCGGGTGCGCATGATCGTCGCCTCGTTCCTGACGAAGAACTTGCTCGTCGACTGGCGCACGGGTGAGGAGTGGTTCTGGGACACCCTGGTCGATGCCGACGAAGCCAGCAACGCCGCGAGTTGGCAGTGGGTCGCTGGTTCGGGCGCCGACGCCGCCCCGTACTTCCGCATCTTCAACCCCGTGTTGCAGGCCGAGAAGTTCGACCCCCGCGGGGTCTACGTGAACCGCTGGGTGCCCGAAGCGGGCACCCCCGGCTACCCCGAGCCGATCGTCGACCTGAAGGCGTCTCGCGCCGAGGCGCTCGCCGCCTATGAAGCGGTGAAGGCCGCGAAAGCCTGAGCCAAAGATGAGAGTGCTCTCATGCACTGCTCCTGGTCATCTCATGCAGGCTCGACAGAGTGTGGTTATCGACGGAGCACCGGGCGCATCGCCCGACTCCCCCACAGCTCGAAAGGAAACACTCATGGAAGCCAAGAACTGGATCGCCATCGGCGCAGCCTCGGCGCTCGGCCTCGGTGTCGTTGCCGCTGGCGCGGTCACCACAGCTAACGCACTGCCGCTCGTGGCGGGTGCGACGAACCTCTCTGTTCCGGGCATCGTGGTCGGCGAGAGTGACGACGACACCAAGGGCAACGCCCTGCTCTTCTCGGTCTCGAGCGACAGCATCGTCTCGCCCGACCCCACGACCTCGCCGAGCCCGTCGCCGACGAGCAGCGCTCTCGACTCCAGCCCCTCACCGGTCAGCCCGGTCTCGGCCGCGTCGCCCGTGACTCCGCCCAGCCCGCCGAGCCCGGCGTCGCCCGCGAGCCCCGCATCGCCGGCCTCGCCCGCCTCGGTCGACAGCCCCGCGAGCGTCGGTTCGTCCGACTAGTTCGCGGTTGAGCACGACGCCCCGCACGGCTCTTCGGGTGAGCCGGGCGGGGCGTTGTCGTGTCGACACCGCGGGGTGCAGGCTCTGAACCCTCACTGCGGCATACTCGCTGACGTGCGCACCTCCCCCGTGATCCACCCCGCAGTGCTCGCAGTGCTCGCCATCGTCTCGGTGCAGTTCGGCAACGCCATCGCGGGGTCGTTCTTCAGCGAAGTGGGCCCGCTCGGCGCCGCCGCCCTACGGCTCGGCCTCGCCGCCGCAATCCTGCTGGTCGCCGTGCGTCCGCGGGTGCGCGGCTGGGATCAGCGCACGTGGATCGGGGTCGGGATGCTCGGTCTCGGTCTGGCCGGCATGAACCTGCTGATCTATCAGGCCATCGCGAGCATCCCTCTCGGCGTCGCCGTCACCATCGAGTTGCTCGGCCCGCTCGCCGTAGCGGTCGCCGGCACTCGGCGCTGGCGCGACCTCAGTTGGGTCGGTCTCGCGGCGCTCGGCATTGTCGGGCTCTGGCTCAGCGGTGGCGAGGGCGGCGGCTCTCTCGCGCTCGCCGGTGTACTCGCCGCTCTCGGCGCCGCCGTGTTCTGGGCGCTCTACATCGTCGCCTCAGCCCGCCTCGGCCCGCGCGCGCGAGGAGTCGACGGGCTCGCCATGGCGATGCTCGTGGCGGCGATCATCGTCGTGCCGTTCGGAGCAGCCCCGGCGACGGCTGCCGTCGCCGTCGAGCCTCTGCTGCTGCTCGTGTTCGTCGGCATCGCGGTGATGACCTCGGCCGTGCCCTACGCCCTAGAGTTCGTCGCCCTCAAGCGCATGCCGACGCGGGTGTTCGGCGTGCTGTCGAGCCTCGGCCCCGCGGTCGCCGCCGTGGCCGGCCTGCTCGTACTCGGGCAGGCTCTCGACGCGCTACAGCTCGCCGCCATCGCGGCCGTCATCATCGCGTGCGCGGGGGCCGTGGCAACGGCACCGCGCCCTCCGCTCATCGCTGCGGAGGCCGTGCCCCCGGCCGAGTGATTGCGAGGCGCGCGACGCGCACGCCCGCTTGGGCGGCCTCGACCAGGTCGGCGCCGCCGAGAAGCGACGTCAGCAGTCCCGCGGTGAAGGCGTCGCCCGCACCGGTGGGGTCGACGGCCTCTGTAGCCTCGACGTCAATACTCGCGGTCGGCTCCCCCCGACGCGCGACAACCACGGCCCCCGCGCCGTGCGTGAGCACGACGGCCGGTGCGAGGTCGAGCAGGGTCTCGGCCAGCCCCGCGTCGGCGGGGACGTTCTCGTCGGTGAGCCCAGCCAGCAGGCGCCCTTCGGCGAGGTTGGGCAGCAGAACGTCGATACCCCGCAGGGCGGCTCTGAACGCATCGATGCCGTAGTCGGCGATGAAGCCGGCTGAGCCCGGGTCGAGAGACACCAGCACTCCATGCGCGTGCGCCCGATCGATGAGCCTCGCCAGGTCGTCGGCGCTGAAGGCGTCAACAAGGCTGTAGCCCGTGAGGTGCAGCACGCCCGCGTCGGCGAGCAGCTCATCGGTGACCGCGTCGACGCGCAGCCCTGCGTTAGCCCCACGGTCGGTCAGCATCGTGCGCTGCTCGCCCTCGACGACGATCACGATCGTGCCGGTCGTCAGCGACGGATGCTCGCTCAACTGCGATCGAACACCCCAGTCGCGCAGCACGGCCTCGTGCCGCTCGCGGTCGCCCGGCCCGACACAGCCCACGAAGTCGACCGGGGCGCCCTGGTGGGCCATCCACGCCGCCGTGTTCGCCGCTGAGCCACCCTCGTGCCGCGAGATACGCGCGGTCGTGTCGGTGTCGGGCCGCACCGGGCCGGTAGGCACCACGATGATGTCGTCGATAACGTCGCCGACGACGAGGGCGCGCGAACCGGTCACCGCCACCGCCTCAGGCTCGAGCGGCCCAGGCCGCGGCGATGCGACCGGCGACGCGCACGTTGTTGCGTGCGAGGTCGAGGTTGACCTCGAGACTGCGGCCCTCGCTCAGCTCGACGATGCGCCCGAGCAAGAAGGGAGTGACGGCCTTGCCACGGATGCCCTGTGCCTCGGCCTCGGCGAAGGCCGTCGCCAGCACGCGGTCGTGCTCGTCGCGATGCCACGCCTGTTCTGCGGGAATCGGGTTGGCCACGACGATGCCTTGGGCGTGCCCGAGCGCGTCGTGCGCCGCCATGACGTCGGCCACCTGCTCGGGGCTGTCGACCGCCCAGTCGAGTGTGTAGGCGCTCTCGCGCAGCCAGAAGCTCGGGAACACCGTCGTGCCGAGCCCGATGACGGGCACCGAGTAGGTTTCGAGGCGCTCGAGCGTCGCCGCGATGTCGAGCACGCTCTTCACCCCGGCCGAGACGACCGTGATGGGTGTGACAGCGAGGGTCGAGAGGTCGGCCGACTCGTCGAAGGTCTCGCTCGCGCCTCGGTGCACGCCGCCGAGGCCGCCCGTCGCGAAGACGCGAATGCCCGCCATCGCGGCGAGATGCGCCGTCGCCGCAACGGTCGTCGCGCCGCTCGCCCCCCGCGCGGCGAGAATCGGCAGGTCGCGCACGCTCGCCTTGGCGAGGTCGTCGTCGGCGATGCGCCGCACTCCGTCGGCGTCGAGGCCGATGCGCGGCACCCCGTCGAGCACGGCGACGGTAGCGGGCGTCACGCCGGTCTCGCGCAGCATGCTCTCGAACTCGAGCGCCGCCTCGTGATTGCGCGGGCGCGGAAGCCCGTGACTGATGATGGTCGACTCGAGGGCGACGACGGGGCGGTGCTCGGCGAGCGCCGCGGCCACCTCGTCTGACAGTTGCAGGGCGGAGTTCACCGCCTCAGGCTACCGGGCGCCTCTGCGCCGCCAAGCCGCGCCTCGGAAACCGACGAGCGCGAGGCCCGCGAGCAGCAGTGCTCCCGCGAGGGCCATCAGTGGAGGAGCCACCGCCGACGAGCCGGTCGAGGCGAGGGTGCCGTCCTCCGTGCCGCCGTCGGTACCACCGTCCGTGCCGCCGTCAGTGCCACCTTCGGTACCACCGTCAGTGCCACCGTCCGTGCCGCCTTCCGTGCCGCCGTCCGTGCCGCCGTCGATGGGATCCTCAGTGGGCGCGAGCCCTGCCCAGGCGAAGCCCTCCGAATCTGGCGGCACGTCGACCTGTGCTTCGCCATCACTTGCGGACCCCTCGGAATCGTAGGTCACCTCATTGCCTTCCGGCGCGTCGACCGTCACGTACCACTGCCCCGCATCCAGTTCTTCGACGTAGACCAGTCCGTCTTCGTCCGTGGTCAGGTCGTCACCGGTGGCCATCACGAGCGTCAAGGGGAGGCCGAATCCGGCGGGTGCCGCGTCGACCACCGGGTCGACCGAGACGCCGATGTTGGGCGCGGGCTGCTCGCCGTCGTCGACTTCTCCGTTGCGGTTGGTGTCGAACCAGACCAGCACGGCCATCTTCTGCGCACCCCGCTTCCCCGGCAGCTCTGCCGGGGGTCGAGGCCCCCGGGGAACCCGCGGAAGAGCGTTGAAGCCTGGAGGCATGGCCGCCGGGTCGATCGTGCTGAACGAGTCGATGCCCAGATCGGCTTTCACTGCCGCGTCTTCGAAAGAGTTCTGTTCATCGAGATCAGCGAGAATCGAGCGCTGGGCACGCTGCTCGTCTTCGGTGCTGGCACCGGGGTTGTCCGAGCGCCACGCTTCCATTTCCCCGTCGTAGAACTCTTTGGCCGAGAGACGGCGGCAGAGTCCCAGCTCGGCATACTCGCCAGTCCCCCCATGGATCGCTTGTCCCGCCGGGCTCCAATTCAGTCCTTCGGTCCAGGTTCCATTCCGGCGCAGCACCGGCGGAATGATGTCTCCCCAGTCTTTTTGGTTGGCGGGGTAGTCGACCTCCGGGTCAAAGAGGGGGTGTTCCCCAAATTGCTCGTCGTGGCTCATGTGGCCCGCATTGCCCGTCGCGCCCGCCGCGTTGGTGCTCACGGTGATGAGACGGTAAGGGTTCGTCACAGAGTTGGTGCGGTGGCAGATCGAGACCTTGTCGCTTCGCGGTGCACTGAGCGCACTAGGCGCGACGGCACCCGTGGCC
Coding sequences within:
- a CDS encoding potassium channel family protein; amino-acid sequence: MVERIRHDAPVLVIGLGRFGAATAGQLQRLGREVLAVDEDPNLVQKWAERVTHAVQADARSLDALRQIGADEFSIAVVATGSSIESSVLITANLVDLKVPQIWSKAISQSHGKILARIGANHVIYPEAEAGERVAHLVSGRMIDFIEFDDDFVLVKMYPPKPIRGLSLTDSQVRTKYNITVVGVKSPGKPFTYATEHTVVSNHDLIIVSGTESDIDRFASLDN
- the proC gene encoding pyrroline-5-carboxylate reductase, which produces MTEMLPRIAILGSGSMGGAILAGLRQPGVSVEGLRATTRSDATAAELRSQGIEARGVEHDADANAWAVTDARLVLLGVKPAQITGLLAEIAPSLHPEALVVSVAAGVTTEAMQAVVPNAVVRAMPNTPALIGRGVTGISGGSRATTAHLALADDLFRTVGTVVELPESQIDALSTISGSGPAYVFLLIEEFTRAAEAMGFDDDVASLLVQQTVLGAALLLESTGDEPAELRRRVTSPKGTTEQAIAVLQQADLADLFTRAAEAALQRARQLAAES
- a CDS encoding nucleoside deaminase — its product is MTTVSDGDRAAMHAALGEARGALLSGDVPVGALVLDAAGAVIGRGRNEREKHRDPTAHAEVVALREAAAAIGDWQLNGCTLVVTLEPCVLCAGAILAARIDRVVFGAWDAKAGAAGSVVDLLRERRLPHRVAEVVGGVEQETSAALLREFFAQQRRDGAVST
- the upp gene encoding uracil phosphoribosyltransferase, producing the protein MRVHVADHPLITHKLTVLRDQNTPSATFRALTEELVTLLAYEATRHVRTHEVTITTPVTETVGLAISEPRPLIVPILRAGLGMLEGMVKLVPSAEVGFLGMVRDHDTLEPSVYAERLPDHLEGRQCFVLDPMLATGGSLLAAIEFLFQRGADDVTAVCLLGAPEGLAMIEKATEGRDVTIVLGALDEKLNEKGYIVPGLGDAGDRLYGTVG
- a CDS encoding winged helix-turn-helix domain-containing protein, whose amino-acid sequence is MSLASLSSRPAPPPAAPAPPALEPAAPRLRAVPEGTEARGFVLYVGFDEAKAAAAGIDLGRLVTELKKVTAELAPGSETHAAVALAPTGAGGRDVEVVRLALQDPAALARYRRTAEAPPEPPSLGVVIDISRKRVLLDGESASLTYKEFELLQYLVLREGRTIERAELIGSLWADGAEGDDDVPNERTIDVHVRRLRSKLGGYEDIVRTVRGSGYRFDRHADVSIRYASTPSPDFF
- a CDS encoding MarR family winged helix-turn-helix transcriptional regulator; translated protein: MTEKALAVDAWEALFRAQVSVLRTLSAEFPTSEISFTEYDVLFNLSRAPERRMRIRDLIPHLLLSQPSVSRLIDRLAARQLVDKLPDATDARGTIVALRPEGYELFKRVAVIHADAIARRVGTRLTPDELAELTNLCQRLRD
- a CDS encoding cryptochrome/photolyase family protein, translating into MSTNASIVWLRDDLRVSDNPALTAAVERGGPVVVVYLLEEQSPDARPLGGASRWWLHGSLTALAADLAALGGTLTLRRGAPEAVIPALVSETGADAVFWNRRYGAMREVDAALKSRLTDEGVVVASFAGSLLFEPWRITSGSGDPYKVFTPFWRACLASGDPRPPLPAPTAIDGLAVGGDELDDWTLLPTRPDWAEGLRATWTPGSTGAHERLEHFIEHGLPLYHRRDEPGVEATSRLSPHLRFGELSPHEVWARVHQSIAAEAAANRAKFLSEIGWREFSYAILFARPDLGRQNFRREFDAFPWGQPDAGQLEAWRHGQTGIPIVDAGMRELWATGYMHNRVRMIVASFLTKNLLVDWRTGEEWFWDTLVDADEASNAASWQWVAGSGADAAPYFRIFNPVLQAEKFDPRGVYVNRWVPEAGTPGYPEPIVDLKASRAEALAAYEAVKAAKA
- a CDS encoding EamA family transporter, which gives rise to MRTSPVIHPAVLAVLAIVSVQFGNAIAGSFFSEVGPLGAAALRLGLAAAILLVAVRPRVRGWDQRTWIGVGMLGLGLAGMNLLIYQAIASIPLGVAVTIELLGPLAVAVAGTRRWRDLSWVGLAALGIVGLWLSGGEGGGSLALAGVLAALGAAVFWALYIVASARLGPRARGVDGLAMAMLVAAIIVVPFGAAPATAAVAVEPLLLLVFVGIAVMTSAVPYALEFVALKRMPTRVFGVLSSLGPAVAAVAGLLVLGQALDALQLAAIAAVIIACAGAVATAPRPPLIAAEAVPPAE